From Paenibacillus sp. PK3_47, the proteins below share one genomic window:
- the rpsF gene encoding 30S ribosomal protein S6: protein MRKYEVMYIIRPDIEQEAVQAAVEKFQGIISNGGEITKHDVQGKRRLAYEIKKFRDGVFVLVNFTAEPAVVTELERIMKISDEVIRYLITNDVA, encoded by the coding sequence ATGCGCAAATATGAAGTCATGTACATTATTCGTCCTGACATTGAACAAGAAGCCGTTCAAGCAGCAGTCGAAAAATTCCAAGGCATCATCTCCAACGGCGGAGAAATTACAAAGCACGATGTGCAAGGTAAACGCCGTCTTGCGTATGAGATCAAGAAATTCCGTGATGGCGTTTTTGTATTGGTTAACTTTACTGCTGAACCTGCAGTAGTTACTGAGCTTGAGCGTATCATGAAGATTTCCGACGAAGTTATTCGTTATCTCATTACGAACGACGTTGCCTAA
- a CDS encoding YjzC family protein, translating into MGEQTEYEKGDKAPNPGVYTEVGEARSFHTQINNPKRITMEKGDTFPETTNKNRKWKKVEKARVH; encoded by the coding sequence ATGGGTGAGCAGACTGAGTATGAAAAAGGCGATAAGGCGCCTAACCCCGGAGTCTATACAGAAGTAGGGGAAGCCCGCAGCTTCCATACCCAAATCAATAATCCGAAACGGATTACGATGGAAAAGGGCGATACCTTTCCGGAGACGACGAACAAAAACCGCAAGTGGAAAAAGGTTGAAAAAGCACGGGTCCATTAA
- a CDS encoding DUF951 domain-containing protein, translating to MERKVFQLGDIVLMKKPHPCGTNEMEIIRMGMDIRIKCTGCQHSVLIPRAKFEKNMKKVLRSTQQPELNN from the coding sequence ATGGAACGTAAGGTTTTTCAGCTGGGGGATATTGTGCTGATGAAAAAACCGCATCCGTGCGGCACCAATGAGATGGAGATTATCCGTATGGGCATGGATATCCGGATTAAATGTACGGGCTGTCAGCATAGTGTCCTGATTCCCCGCGCAAAGTTCGAAAAGAACATGAAAAAAGTGCTGAGATCCACGCAGCAGCCAGAGCTGAATAATTAA
- a CDS encoding mechanosensitive ion channel family protein, with protein MKEWILASAATDEAVQEVVRFKDRLWNWASNADMWANVLFSGLRILVIFLVTRIIIKLVYSVIDRSMERETGGRSLAHSRRFSTVGGLLKNVVTVICNFVMIMLILAEFNFDLGPLIAGAGVIGLAIGFGAQSLVKDVITGFFIIFEDQFAVGDVIQTGTFKGTVEMIGLRTTRLLSTTGEVHIIPNGTIINVTNYSLANALAVVDVPVKMERGLEATLALIGQALKGIEERNESVLAYPNILGIQSMSTSEYVIRVAANCQPNARDIAERQIQADIKQALEHQAKLEAAEAEQKAREQAAQEAEAAEKARLAQEAEEGAEDQHTQGRAEPSPRRQIAVTREEKGEEGEN; from the coding sequence ATGAAGGAGTGGATTTTGGCATCAGCAGCTACAGATGAAGCTGTGCAGGAAGTGGTCCGGTTCAAGGACAGGTTATGGAACTGGGCGAGCAATGCGGATATGTGGGCGAATGTACTGTTTTCGGGTCTGCGAATTCTTGTGATCTTCCTTGTCACCCGGATAATCATTAAACTTGTCTATAGTGTCATCGACCGTTCTATGGAACGGGAAACCGGGGGAAGATCGCTTGCCCACAGCCGCAGATTCTCAACGGTTGGCGGTTTGCTGAAGAATGTGGTGACCGTTATATGTAATTTCGTTATGATCATGCTTATTCTCGCGGAATTCAACTTTGACCTGGGACCGCTGATTGCAGGTGCAGGGGTTATTGGCCTTGCCATTGGTTTCGGGGCCCAAAGTTTGGTCAAGGATGTTATTACAGGCTTCTTTATTATTTTTGAGGATCAGTTCGCGGTGGGTGATGTGATTCAGACAGGGACGTTTAAAGGAACGGTGGAAATGATCGGGCTGCGGACAACCCGTCTGCTGAGTACTACCGGTGAGGTCCATATCATTCCTAACGGTACAATCATCAATGTAACCAATTATTCACTGGCTAATGCCCTGGCGGTTGTGGATGTTCCTGTAAAGATGGAGCGGGGCCTTGAAGCAACGCTTGCGCTGATTGGCCAGGCATTGAAAGGCATTGAAGAGCGTAATGAAAGTGTGCTTGCTTACCCCAATATTCTTGGAATCCAGTCCATGAGCACTTCCGAGTATGTCATCCGGGTAGCCGCGAATTGCCAGCCTAATGCCAGAGATATTGCAGAACGGCAAATTCAGGCTGATATCAAGCAGGCGCTGGAGCATCAGGCCAAGCTGGAGGCGGCTGAGGCTGAGCAGAAAGCGCGTGAACAGGCTGCACAGGAAGCTGAGGCTGCGGAGAAGGCGAGACTGGCGCAGGAGGCAGAAGAGGGGGCAGAAGATCAGCATACACAGGGCCGGGCTGAACCCAGTCCCAGACGGCAGATCGCCGTTACCAGAGAGGAAAAGGGAGAAGAGGGGGAAAACTGA
- a CDS encoding DUF3343 domain-containing protein: protein MEEELLIAFDSTQQALRAEMLLEYAEIEIDIFPTPKEITAGCAMSIQFGQQALEEVREIVREQNVEIRGIFGKLKDGSGYTMIED, encoded by the coding sequence ATGGAGGAAGAGCTTCTGATTGCGTTTGATTCCACCCAGCAGGCACTGCGGGCCGAAATGCTGCTGGAATATGCCGAGATCGAGATTGATATTTTCCCCACACCCAAGGAAATAACAGCCGGCTGTGCGATGTCAATCCAGTTCGGTCAGCAGGCACTCGAAGAGGTGCGGGAGATTGTGAGGGAACAAAATGTGGAAATCCGCGGCATATTCGGCAAGCTGAAGGATGGCAGCGGATATACTATGATTGAAGATTAG